From Parasphaerochaeta coccoides DSM 17374, a single genomic window includes:
- the pepF gene encoding oligoendopeptidase F encodes MNKTPQRNEVPVKDTWDLSSLFAMEEEWDATLAQFKGMIDQAAQYKGTLGTSSDALYAVLGWYIDASQKIERLGNYAFLRFSVDGTNTDCQKRMGLVQQAATDFSAATSWFDPEIQAVDSHKLDSWLAEERFTDYRIMVARLIRFKPHVLTENEEKLLALASDATTVSRTAFQDLTNIDMDFGMITTPEGDLPLTQTTWSSFMNNPDRELRKSVYRQFYKVYATHKHVLGRLYEGSVKKDIFKANSRAFPSARAAALFPDNVPMEVYDSLVSSVHDALPLLHRYYDIRRRALGLDKLAHYDVYVPLVSGVDTVTPYDEAVGIIAAALKPLGDEYGATITAGLTTERWVDRYENVAKRSGAFSSGAFSGKPYIMMNYKEDVLRDVFTLAHEGGHSMHSWYSARNNPYPHYDYTIFEAEVASTFNEQLVAKYLFDTAKDDKMRAYIIGKQIDDLLATLFRQTMFAEYEDIIHRQAEEGEPITLEGLRSTYRGLLVQYFGSLVEFEENSDLEGLRIPHFYNAFYVYKYATGISAAIALSDKVLSGTTNDRDAYLSFLKSGGSLFPIDSLKKAGVDMSSPEPVRAATRKFASLLDQFEELTIGK; translated from the coding sequence ATGAACAAGACACCACAGCGAAATGAGGTCCCGGTCAAAGATACTTGGGATTTGTCGTCACTTTTTGCCATGGAAGAAGAATGGGATGCCACTCTTGCGCAATTCAAGGGTATGATTGACCAAGCCGCACAATACAAGGGAACGCTGGGGACGTCCTCAGATGCCTTGTACGCAGTTCTTGGATGGTATATCGATGCTTCGCAGAAGATAGAGAGACTGGGCAACTATGCGTTCCTCAGGTTCTCGGTAGATGGAACCAATACGGACTGTCAGAAACGTATGGGGCTTGTCCAGCAGGCAGCAACGGATTTCTCGGCGGCGACAAGTTGGTTTGACCCGGAAATCCAGGCAGTTGATTCTCACAAGCTGGATTCATGGCTTGCCGAGGAGCGTTTCACCGACTACCGCATCATGGTTGCCCGGCTGATCCGCTTCAAGCCGCACGTCCTCACGGAAAACGAAGAAAAACTGCTGGCTTTGGCATCGGACGCAACCACGGTTTCCCGTACTGCCTTCCAAGATCTCACTAACATAGACATGGATTTCGGCATGATCACGACTCCGGAGGGGGATCTTCCTCTGACGCAGACCACATGGAGCTCCTTCATGAATAATCCGGACAGGGAGCTGCGCAAATCAGTGTACCGACAGTTCTACAAAGTCTACGCTACACACAAGCACGTCCTTGGCCGTCTGTATGAGGGATCCGTCAAGAAAGATATCTTCAAGGCGAACAGCAGGGCATTCCCTTCGGCACGAGCTGCCGCTCTTTTCCCTGACAATGTCCCCATGGAGGTATATGATAGTCTTGTCTCATCGGTTCATGACGCCCTGCCCCTTCTGCACCGTTATTATGATATCCGACGCAGAGCTCTTGGTTTGGACAAGCTCGCCCATTACGATGTCTATGTTCCGCTGGTATCAGGCGTGGATACGGTGACACCGTATGATGAAGCTGTAGGTATCATAGCCGCCGCCTTGAAGCCTTTGGGAGACGAATATGGTGCGACCATTACTGCCGGGCTCACCACGGAGCGATGGGTGGACAGGTACGAAAATGTTGCCAAGCGTTCCGGTGCTTTTTCCAGTGGCGCTTTCTCCGGTAAGCCGTACATCATGATGAACTACAAGGAGGATGTCCTCAGGGATGTGTTCACCCTTGCCCATGAAGGCGGTCATTCCATGCATAGCTGGTACAGTGCCCGGAACAATCCCTACCCGCACTATGACTATACTATTTTCGAGGCCGAGGTTGCGTCAACGTTCAATGAGCAGCTTGTAGCCAAGTACCTGTTCGATACTGCCAAGGATGATAAGATGCGTGCATATATCATTGGCAAGCAGATCGATGACCTTCTTGCTACACTTTTCAGGCAGACGATGTTCGCTGAATACGAGGACATCATCCACAGACAGGCTGAAGAAGGAGAGCCGATAACGCTGGAGGGTCTGCGCTCGACATACAGAGGGTTGCTGGTACAATATTTCGGTTCTCTGGTCGAATTTGAGGAAAACAGTGACCTTGAAGGTCTGCGGATTCCCCATTTTTACAATGCGTTCTACGTGTACAAATATGCCACGGGAATTTCTGCGGCCATAGCTTTGTCCGACAAGGTTCTTTCCGGCACGACTAACGACAGGGATGCCTACCTTTCCTTCCTGAAGTCGGGAGGCAGTTTGTTCCCGATTGACTCCTTGAAAAAGGCAGGAGTAGACATGTCTTCCCCTGAACCGGTCCGAGCTGCAACGCGCAAGTTTGCGTCCTTGCTCGACCAGTTTGAAGAACTGACCATCGGCAAGTAG
- a CDS encoding DHH family phosphoesterase: MIYPHVPEDIANALRSCKKAIIIGHVAPDGDCCCSEIAMRYLLSKLGTKEILLANAGPFERPEIREWKDSFVSHIPAEWKSDDPLVIVVDCSTLDRIGHLATEIEGLRTLVIDHHSTGVPFGDLRFIFTHSFSTTLLIQHLFVHLGVEIDNFAAEHLFFGFATDTGFFRFIGPGRGETLRMAADLVDAGVSPNEIYDRMTGGRPIESIQYLAALIARIESFYDGKVLLVEDSKEDMVRFGEQNRPSDALYAALLSIDGVQMVIFIKHIDGQSIELGLRSSHSSDIDVGALAGLLGGGGHCKAAGATVQQSIQEVRNFLLTAISEKIN; the protein is encoded by the coding sequence ATGATTTACCCCCACGTGCCTGAAGATATCGCCAATGCGCTTCGTTCTTGCAAGAAAGCCATCATCATAGGACATGTCGCTCCTGATGGTGACTGTTGTTGCAGTGAAATCGCCATGAGATATCTTCTCTCCAAGCTGGGAACTAAGGAAATCCTCCTTGCTAACGCTGGTCCTTTCGAAAGACCAGAGATACGGGAATGGAAGGACTCCTTTGTCTCTCACATCCCTGCTGAATGGAAAAGTGATGATCCCTTGGTTATCGTCGTTGACTGTTCCACATTGGACCGTATAGGACATTTGGCCACAGAGATAGAAGGTCTGCGTACTTTGGTCATTGACCACCACAGTACCGGCGTTCCTTTCGGTGATTTGCGCTTCATTTTTACCCATTCCTTCTCCACTACCCTGTTGATACAGCACCTGTTCGTTCACCTGGGAGTAGAGATTGACAATTTTGCCGCCGAACACCTGTTCTTCGGTTTTGCCACCGACACCGGGTTCTTCCGTTTCATCGGACCTGGCAGGGGTGAAACGCTGCGAATGGCAGCGGATTTGGTTGATGCAGGAGTCTCTCCTAACGAAATCTACGACCGCATGACCGGCGGGCGTCCCATTGAATCCATCCAGTACCTCGCCGCCTTGATTGCCCGTATTGAATCTTTCTATGATGGCAAGGTGCTGCTTGTCGAGGACAGCAAAGAAGACATGGTACGCTTTGGGGAACAGAATCGACCGAGTGATGCCCTCTATGCAGCGTTGCTTTCCATCGACGGCGTCCAGATGGTCATTTTCATCAAGCATATCGACGGTCAAAGCATTGAACTCGGTCTGCGCTCCAGCCATTCCTCGGACATTGATGTCGGCGCTTTGGCAGGATTGCTAGGCGGCGGTGGACACTGCAAGGCCGCTGGCGCCACTGTTCAACAGTCAATCCAAGAAGTGAGAAATTTTCTTCTGACCGCGATTTCTGAAAAAATAAACTGA
- a CDS encoding helix-turn-helix domain-containing protein, producing the protein MKPFYTVADVAEILGTSKVNVTEMLKRTGKEKVSGVYLISPDELAYLKERRGKVGRPKGQKNKKSEE; encoded by the coding sequence ATGAAGCCATTCTATACCGTCGCCGATGTGGCAGAAATCCTCGGCACAAGCAAAGTCAATGTAACTGAAATGCTCAAGCGCACAGGAAAAGAAAAGGTCTCCGGAGTCTACCTGATATCGCCTGATGAGCTTGCTTACCTCAAGGAACGCCGTGGCAAGGTCGGTCGCCCGAAAGGGCAGAAAAACAAGAAGTCCGAGGAATAG
- the clpX gene encoding ATP-dependent protease ATP-binding subunit ClpX — protein MARPSKLCSFCGKSADEVKRLISGPGGVSICDQCVKTCNVILAESPDPTEETLPEELPTPQEIKSYLDDYVIGQDAAKRVLSVAVYNHYKRIKYQNRLSKEEGVEMDKSNILMIGPTGTGKTLLARTLARKLKVPFAIADATTLTEAGYVGEDVENILLKLIQNANDNIAEAERGIIFIDEIDKIAKKGENVSITRDVSGEGVQQALLKIIEGTEANVPPQGGRKHPNQEMIKINTSNILFICGGAFVGLEKVIEKRVASQPMGFGATLSSSQKDLSTLYKELLPDDLVKFGLIPEFIGRLPIHVSLDNLKKEDLIRIISEPKNAILRQYVASFKLDNVSLEFKQEAVDAIAEKAIGQKTGARGLRSIVENIMIDIMYDIPSMSNVKKVVIDRDAVVNGTKPKLLIASEG, from the coding sequence ATGGCAAGACCTTCCAAACTATGCTCTTTCTGCGGCAAAAGCGCGGATGAAGTAAAAAGACTCATCTCCGGCCCTGGAGGCGTGTCGATTTGCGACCAGTGTGTCAAGACCTGCAACGTAATCCTCGCCGAATCCCCAGATCCAACAGAGGAAACCCTGCCCGAAGAACTTCCTACTCCTCAGGAGATAAAAAGCTATCTCGATGATTATGTAATTGGGCAGGATGCTGCAAAGCGCGTCCTGTCGGTCGCTGTCTATAATCATTATAAGAGAATCAAGTATCAGAACCGCCTCAGCAAGGAAGAAGGCGTGGAGATGGACAAGTCGAACATCCTGATGATCGGACCAACCGGTACGGGAAAGACTCTGCTTGCCCGAACCCTTGCCCGCAAACTGAAAGTTCCTTTTGCCATTGCCGACGCTACCACGCTCACCGAGGCGGGATATGTCGGCGAGGATGTGGAGAACATCCTTCTCAAGCTCATCCAGAACGCAAATGATAATATCGCCGAAGCGGAACGGGGCATCATCTTCATCGATGAAATCGACAAGATTGCCAAGAAAGGAGAGAACGTCTCCATCACTCGCGATGTGTCCGGCGAAGGCGTACAGCAGGCTCTGCTGAAAATCATCGAGGGAACCGAGGCAAACGTCCCGCCTCAGGGAGGACGCAAGCATCCCAACCAGGAAATGATCAAGATCAACACCAGCAACATCCTTTTTATCTGTGGAGGCGCTTTTGTCGGTCTGGAAAAAGTGATTGAGAAACGGGTTGCTTCCCAACCTATGGGTTTCGGTGCTACTCTATCCAGTTCCCAGAAGGATCTTTCGACACTGTACAAGGAATTGCTCCCCGATGATTTGGTCAAGTTCGGACTGATTCCTGAATTTATCGGACGCCTGCCAATCCACGTCTCCTTGGACAACCTGAAGAAGGAAGATTTAATCAGGATCATTTCCGAGCCAAAGAACGCCATCCTTCGTCAGTACGTAGCTTCGTTCAAACTTGACAATGTGTCCCTGGAATTCAAGCAGGAAGCCGTTGACGCTATCGCCGAGAAAGCAATTGGACAAAAAACCGGTGCCCGTGGACTGCGTTCCATCGTAGAGAACATCATGATTGATATCATGTACGACATCCCATCCATGAGCAATGTCAAGAAGGTTGTCATTGATCGGGATGCTGTCGTAAACGGTACGAAGCCCAAGCTCCTCATTGCATCGGAGGGTTGA
- the tig gene encoding trigger factor, which yields MSAEKKIKELGNSSVELTLTITAADIEAAYKELLATYGKKAQIKGFRTGKAPLSVLEGKFGQAIREESTFNTLEKTVQAAVAEIEDQFKPLPYSTPVLQNEESLLPFKPDTDITFSVVYDVIPAFELPAYKGLTVEAPKVEVTDDLVNKEIEQLRDQNALVREKDGTVANGDVVTVDYTELDADKNEIENTARKDFTFTVGSGYNFYKIDEDIIGMAKDEEKIFEKTYPADYDLPDYAGKTIALKATVKNVKTRELPELDDEFAQDVKEEYKTVADLVKATREKLEEHLKTHLDETKLSALTDKILETVDIPVPASMIRIEVEQNWNKFVRQSGLNEEQVLKFLQFQNQTKESVMDEWKEPAAKSLKVQLLLDKIKEAENFQIDDKELAEAEAEQLKDITDEAQKTYYRDMILDDLKFRKVGPFLLENNTFIEGEPLTYDQFIQGAHATHAH from the coding sequence ATGAGTGCTGAGAAGAAAATCAAAGAACTGGGGAACTCCTCCGTTGAATTGACGCTAACCATCACCGCGGCTGATATCGAAGCTGCGTACAAGGAATTGCTGGCGACCTATGGGAAGAAAGCCCAAATCAAAGGATTCCGCACAGGCAAGGCTCCGCTGTCTGTCCTTGAAGGAAAGTTTGGACAGGCAATCCGCGAGGAAAGCACCTTCAACACTCTTGAGAAAACCGTCCAGGCGGCCGTCGCTGAAATCGAGGATCAATTCAAACCCCTCCCCTACAGTACGCCCGTCCTCCAGAACGAAGAATCCCTGCTTCCTTTCAAGCCCGATACTGACATCACTTTCTCCGTCGTCTACGATGTCATACCCGCGTTCGAGCTTCCTGCCTATAAAGGACTGACCGTGGAAGCACCCAAAGTCGAAGTCACCGATGATTTGGTAAACAAGGAAATCGAACAGCTCCGCGACCAGAACGCCCTTGTACGTGAGAAAGACGGTACGGTAGCGAATGGGGATGTCGTGACCGTCGATTATACCGAGCTTGACGCTGACAAGAATGAAATCGAGAACACCGCTCGCAAGGACTTCACCTTCACCGTAGGCAGCGGCTACAATTTCTACAAGATTGACGAAGACATCATCGGCATGGCAAAGGATGAGGAAAAGATTTTTGAGAAAACCTACCCTGCTGATTACGATCTTCCCGATTACGCAGGAAAGACCATCGCACTCAAGGCCACAGTGAAGAACGTCAAGACCCGCGAGTTGCCTGAATTGGACGACGAGTTCGCCCAGGACGTAAAGGAAGAATACAAGACTGTCGCTGACTTGGTGAAAGCAACACGGGAAAAACTAGAGGAGCATCTCAAGACTCATCTGGATGAAACCAAGCTCTCCGCCCTGACCGACAAGATATTGGAGACTGTCGATATTCCTGTGCCTGCGTCAATGATTCGGATTGAGGTTGAACAGAACTGGAACAAGTTTGTCCGCCAGAGCGGGCTGAACGAAGAACAGGTTCTGAAGTTCCTCCAGTTCCAGAACCAGACCAAGGAAAGTGTGATGGACGAATGGAAAGAACCTGCTGCCAAGAGCTTGAAGGTTCAGCTCCTTTTGGACAAAATCAAAGAAGCGGAAAACTTCCAGATTGACGACAAGGAACTTGCTGAAGCCGAGGCTGAACAGCTCAAGGACATCACGGATGAAGCGCAGAAAACCTACTACCGCGACATGATTCTTGACGACCTCAAGTTCCGTAAGGTCGGTCCCTTCCTGCTGGAAAACAACACCTTCATAGAAGGCGAGCCTCTCACCTATGACCAATTCATCCAGGGTGCGCACGCCACACACGCCCACTGA
- a CDS encoding ATP-dependent Clp protease proteolytic subunit translates to MDRTERMNSLVPVVVEQSGIGERSYDIFSRLLKDRIIFLDGEINDVTADLAVAQLLFLESEDPSKDISLYINSPGGSVTAGLAIYDTIQYIHSDVQTICIGQAASMAALLLTSGAAGKRFILPSARVMIHQPWGGVQGQATDIGIHAREMSRIKQLTVDIFARHTGHPADQVKKDLERDYFLAAPDAVAYGIVDHVMKRN, encoded by the coding sequence ATGGATAGAACGGAAAGGATGAATTCACTCGTCCCTGTCGTCGTGGAACAATCCGGCATCGGAGAACGTTCCTATGACATTTTCAGCCGTCTGCTCAAGGATCGCATCATCTTCCTTGACGGAGAGATAAATGACGTAACGGCGGATCTCGCCGTTGCACAACTCCTCTTTTTGGAGTCCGAGGATCCGAGCAAGGACATCAGCCTGTACATCAACTCCCCAGGGGGAAGCGTCACGGCAGGGCTTGCCATCTATGATACTATTCAGTACATTCACAGCGATGTCCAGACCATCTGCATAGGGCAGGCCGCTTCCATGGCGGCGTTGTTGCTGACATCCGGAGCGGCAGGAAAAAGATTCATCCTTCCTTCCGCGCGGGTCATGATCCACCAACCGTGGGGAGGCGTCCAAGGACAAGCTACCGATATTGGCATCCATGCCAGGGAGATGTCCCGCATCAAGCAGTTGACGGTGGATATTTTTGCCCGGCACACAGGACATCCTGCTGACCAAGTGAAAAAAGACCTGGAAAGGGATTATTTCCTTGCCGCGCCAGATGCCGTGGCTTATGGAATCGTTGACCACGTGATGAAAAGGAACTGA
- a CDS encoding AAA family ATPase, which produces MEDLFENQGIGSDAQPLAYRMRPRTLDEYIGQEHIVGPGRLLRRAIQADQLSSVIFYGPPGTGKTTLARVIANTTKSHFVTLNAVLSGVKELRYEIEQARERLSHWQQRTILFVDEVHRWNKSQQDALLPWVENGTFILIGATTENPYFEVNAALVSRSRIFQLVSLTDNDLLDIARQCLGDKDRGYGAYDVSFEAGALEHLIDVSNGDARSLLNALQLAVETTPAIWPPPPGTEIYISQQTTEESIQKKVVLYDKEGDYHFDIISAFIKSLRGSDPDAALYWLARMVRAGEDPRFIFRRMLISACEDIGLADPMAITIVEADAAAFDRIGLPEGRFHLTHAALYLATAPKSNSTMGFFDALKNVETESRAEVPTHLKDASRDAEGFGHGEGYLYPHAYRDHWVAQQYLPESLQGKIFYHPAETGYEARIRDTVLRHREAQMEAVTPDAFPEQLTWSPRDRKQEQWLYRTTTERGRMLSDIHVKLYAALDIRRHSRIMVLNAGHGLLLWEAVRKTPEGLVIASVRTAEQLAHLTHYAEGMEDLSRPRLFQCEPLDVFSRIDQDVKFEAIIGRNVLTRFSSQQELAARMLAVLAPDGVIALAETVPSEGSRLSDFMEVGSSAQDVLKEAEKHIYASNVDDIAGWNDADLPACFKQEGYVVDMDSDDFREERAITREDCFRWMEKTYLPALKEAGWKGSPDQLSTLVTDALADRHVQWRHHVVFLCVRHADTARLSPTAHSAVRSASRDKGTGAWKETLESVHGF; this is translated from the coding sequence ATGGAAGATTTGTTCGAAAACCAAGGGATCGGTAGTGACGCGCAGCCTCTTGCCTATCGCATGCGGCCCCGCACTCTGGATGAATACATCGGCCAGGAACATATCGTTGGTCCTGGTAGACTGCTACGGCGTGCCATCCAAGCCGACCAGCTCTCATCCGTCATCTTCTATGGTCCGCCGGGAACCGGCAAGACCACCCTTGCCAGAGTCATAGCGAATACTACGAAAAGCCATTTCGTCACCCTCAATGCCGTCCTCAGTGGGGTCAAGGAGCTTCGTTATGAGATTGAACAAGCACGGGAGCGGCTGAGCCACTGGCAGCAGAGAACCATACTTTTCGTTGACGAGGTACACCGCTGGAACAAAAGCCAGCAGGACGCCTTGCTTCCCTGGGTGGAAAACGGAACGTTCATCCTCATCGGCGCGACAACGGAGAATCCGTATTTCGAGGTCAACGCCGCGCTTGTCAGTCGTTCACGGATTTTCCAGCTCGTGAGCCTGACTGACAACGACTTGCTGGACATTGCCCGACAATGCCTCGGTGATAAGGACCGGGGCTATGGAGCATATGATGTTAGCTTCGAGGCGGGAGCGCTGGAACATCTGATTGATGTATCCAACGGCGATGCCCGTTCCCTGCTCAACGCTTTGCAGCTGGCTGTGGAGACGACACCTGCCATCTGGCCGCCTCCTCCAGGAACCGAGATATACATATCACAGCAGACGACCGAGGAAAGCATTCAAAAAAAGGTGGTTCTTTACGACAAGGAAGGTGATTATCATTTCGATATCATAAGCGCATTCATCAAAAGTCTCCGCGGTTCTGATCCTGATGCCGCGCTCTATTGGCTTGCAAGGATGGTTCGTGCCGGTGAAGACCCCCGGTTCATTTTCCGAAGAATGTTGATTAGCGCATGCGAAGACATCGGGCTGGCCGATCCCATGGCCATCACCATCGTTGAAGCTGATGCCGCCGCCTTCGATCGTATCGGTCTCCCGGAGGGGCGTTTCCATCTGACACATGCGGCCCTCTATCTGGCCACTGCCCCCAAGTCGAACAGCACCATGGGCTTCTTCGATGCCCTCAAGAACGTGGAGACGGAAAGCCGTGCCGAGGTTCCCACCCATCTCAAGGATGCCAGCCGCGATGCCGAGGGTTTCGGGCATGGGGAGGGTTATCTGTATCCTCATGCCTACCGTGACCACTGGGTCGCCCAGCAGTATCTTCCGGAAAGCCTCCAAGGAAAGATTTTCTACCATCCTGCGGAGACAGGCTATGAGGCTCGTATCAGGGATACTGTCTTGCGTCACAGGGAGGCACAAATGGAAGCTGTCACTCCTGACGCCTTCCCTGAACAACTGACATGGTCGCCGCGCGACAGGAAGCAGGAACAATGGCTTTACAGGACTACGACGGAACGGGGAAGGATGCTCTCCGATATCCATGTGAAGTTGTATGCCGCTCTGGACATCAGGCGTCATTCGCGTATCATGGTGCTGAATGCCGGACATGGTCTTCTTCTCTGGGAAGCGGTTCGCAAGACGCCGGAAGGGTTGGTCATCGCATCTGTCAGGACCGCGGAACAGCTCGCGCACCTGACTCATTATGCGGAGGGCATGGAAGATCTTTCCCGCCCGCGTCTGTTCCAATGCGAACCATTGGACGTGTTCTCCCGCATCGATCAGGATGTAAAATTCGAGGCAATCATCGGACGAAACGTTCTAACTCGTTTTTCATCACAGCAGGAATTAGCTGCGCGGATGTTGGCTGTCCTTGCCCCTGATGGTGTCATTGCCCTGGCAGAAACCGTTCCGTCGGAGGGTTCCCGTCTGTCCGACTTCATGGAGGTGGGTTCTTCGGCGCAGGATGTCCTGAAAGAAGCGGAGAAACACATTTATGCCTCCAATGTCGATGATATCGCAGGATGGAATGATGCCGATTTGCCAGCGTGCTTCAAACAAGAAGGGTATGTGGTGGACATGGATAGCGATGATTTCCGTGAGGAACGAGCCATCACCCGTGAAGATTGTTTTCGTTGGATGGAGAAAACCTATCTTCCCGCATTGAAGGAGGCTGGATGGAAAGGCAGCCCTGACCAGCTTTCTACATTGGTGACGGATGCTTTGGCGGATAGGCATGTCCAATGGCGGCATCATGTGGTGTTCCTCTGTGTCAGGCATGCCGATACGGCGCGGCTATCCCCTACCGCCCATAGTGCCGTCCGCAGTGCCTCCCGTGACAAGGGAACGGGAGCATGGAAGGAGACACTGGAAAGTGTCCATGGTTTTTAA
- a CDS encoding non-canonical purine NTP pyrophosphatase, with amino-acid sequence MYDEFGIVVAMKKILLASGNLHKKEEIQRMLPEYEIMTPTDVGVLWDCEENAPTFTGNALIKALALHKVTSTMGIPILADDSGLVIPALGGEPGVHSARYGSENAGRLLEAHEKNKYLLHNMEGYVGSQRKASFVCAIAVVFSSLCHFTVQEEVEGSILTEEHGSGGFGYDPIFFVDEAGMSMAALDSWQKDYFSHRGRALRAAQKILTSVYCNKESTIKRHADEQDTTAK; translated from the coding sequence ATGTATGATGAATTCGGTATTGTTGTGGCAATGAAAAAAATATTGCTCGCATCCGGAAACTTGCACAAGAAAGAAGAAATCCAACGCATGCTTCCGGAATATGAAATCATGACTCCCACTGATGTGGGAGTTTTATGGGATTGTGAGGAAAATGCTCCCACTTTCACGGGAAATGCCCTGATAAAAGCCTTGGCTTTGCACAAGGTCACTTCCACTATGGGTATTCCCATCCTTGCCGATGATTCCGGACTGGTAATTCCTGCCCTTGGTGGGGAACCGGGAGTACATTCCGCACGCTATGGTAGTGAAAATGCCGGGCGTTTGCTGGAAGCTCATGAGAAGAACAAGTATCTGCTCCACAACATGGAGGGATATGTAGGAAGCCAGCGGAAGGCAAGTTTCGTATGCGCTATAGCCGTTGTCTTTTCTTCTCTTTGCCATTTCACCGTACAGGAAGAAGTAGAGGGTTCAATATTGACAGAAGAACATGGATCGGGTGGCTTCGGCTATGATCCGATTTTTTTTGTCGATGAGGCAGGGATGAGCATGGCAGCACTGGATTCGTGGCAGAAAGACTATTTCAGCCATCGCGGCCGTGCGCTACGGGCAGCACAAAAGATCCTGACAAGCGTATATTGCAATAAAGAGTCAACTATAAAGAGGCATGCAGATGAACAAGACACCACAGCGAAATGA